A stretch of DNA from Bacillus sp. SM2101:
TTTTAATAGTGATTATAAAAGGGCAAGACCATCTTTACAAAGAATGGTTTCCGAAGGGATTGTCATAAAAGACTCCGACATCATAGGTCTAATCAAACAAGAGGCTAATGAAATATTAAGCAAAGGACCAGAGCAGTGGTCCGAAGAGACTATTACTATGAAACGATATTTCATTACTGATGCCCTTGATGATTTTATTGGCTGCACTGATAGGTTCGAAGCTATCTTTATTGCCAACACGTTGGCTGAACTGGTTCACGAGTTTGTACTAAGAACGAATAGGCAATGGACCGGTACGTCTAAATGGATTGTTCGCTCTTTAAATCATTTTGATAAGTCGTTTACGAAGGAATATGTCGAAGCGTTTGATTTGTTCTATCAAACGAATAATAAAGAAAAAATCATTACATTGGTAGAAAGCGTGTTACTGCCCTCTGGAGGACGTCTATTTAGTGGATTTTCTATAGGCAAAAATAAATAAGAGTTTGTCCTTACTATTTTCTAGGTCAATTTCAATAATTTACGGGTCTATTCACTCGTTTTTCGGGTCAATTTCACTGATTTACGGGTCTATTCACTCGTTTTTCAGGTCAATTTCAATGATTTACGGGTCTTTTCACTCGTTTTTCGGGTCAATTTCAATAATTTACGGGTCTTTTCACTCCTTTTTCGGGTCAATTTCAATAATTTACGGGTCTATTCACTCCTTTTTCGGGTCAATTTCAATGATTTACGGGTCTATTCACTCGTTTTTCAGGTCAATTTCAATGATTTACGGGTCAACTTCCTATTTATTCAGATCTTTCATCTATTATCCATATTAAACAAGCTCTTCCGCTTGCTCACACGTTGTAGCAAGCGGTTTATCTACATATACATCTATTTGTGTTAATGAGAACAAGTTGAACTATGGATGCCGAGCATAGTACTTTACACTATCTCATTTTTAGTTAACAGCAATTCAAGGTAACTAAACTTCTTCATGCAACTCCCCTTTAGCTCCCCATGTTTCATAGTAGATTAACTTTTGTAGATCTTGACGCTTTTCCCAGTTATGGATTTCTAGCAAAGGAGCTTTAGGGTAATTATCTGTATAACCAAGTGATAGAAGTGCAACTGGGTCGATATGTGGAGGAATATTTAATATGTCTCTAACATCATTCTTTTTGTAAAAACTTACCCAACCTAGTGCAATTCCTTCGACACAAGAGGCTAACCACATATTTTGGATGGCACAAGAAACAGACATAATATCAGTTTCAGGTATCGAATTTCTCCCGAGTACATGTGAACCACCGCGTGTCGGGTCACATGTAACACAAATCGTTAGTGGCGCTTGCTTTAAACCTTCAACTTTTAAATCTAAAAAGTTGTTCTTCCTCTCCCCTTCATAATGAATGGCCAATGCTTTACGTTCCTTATCCGCTGCCCAAGCTAACTGTTCTTTCACATCGTCTGTAGTTATTAAAATGAAATTCCATGGCTGCATAAATCCAACTGATGGACCGCTATGCCCTGCCTGAAGAATTCGTTGAATAGCATCTACTGGTAATGGATCAGATAAAAAGGATCGAATATCTCTTCTTCTGCCGATGACCTTGTAAACAGCATCTCGTTCTTCATTTGAGAACATCACATCACCTTCAATCAAAATATTGTTTGTATACTGCGATTATAGCATGTATAGGTTTAGTTATAGTTTATGAAAGGACGCCTTAAATGTTATTCATGTTTTCCCAAAAAGAGTAAAATAAACAGGCTGTTTTCGCATTAATTGTTTCTTGTCATACTAATAAGTATAAATCAAGCGCTTGGTATCTGTTTCAACGTATAAAACCACCTAATAATAGTTACAAGAGACCCTTTTATAATCATTAATATTTGCTAAATTTAACATCCTCGTCTCCATTATTAAATACGGAATGATTCCTTAATACTCAGTTATGTGACAAAATGTCGCATAACTAAGAGGCTGACACAAAAAGTCAGCCTCAAGGAATTTCAACACATTGAAGACCTTATCAAAGCTCCAAATAGTAGTAAGCTTCTCTTACTATAAGACACTTAAGTATAATTGAAGCTCTTAACGTGATCATGCTGATAGAAATAAAAGAATGCATGTAATCTCTTCTTCATTCTTATAGCATAAATAGATATTATGAAGAATACCGCTACATGAAAAATGATTTTAACGATAGACTTGAATAAAAAATCAAAAGAAACGTTGTGACTTACAGCTCCATCGTATTTAACATGTCTCTGAGCTTAATCAATTCATCTTTCGTAACTGTGATACCTTTACCCATTTTTTCGCCATCAGGAGACCACTCTCTAATATCAAATTTCGGATCTCTATCGTTCCAGCTAATACTTCTAAGCTCTTTTGTCCAACCTTTCGCTGACTCAGAAAGAACTCCAAATCTATCTATTACTTCATATTTTATATTTGCCATATGATCACCTCATTTTTGTATAGTTTGTTTTATATAATAAAATATTATCACATTGACAACAACCCATTGCATCTTCTCAATTAGGAATACATCATCCCTACCTCCTATGTATACAAACAATTCTATATTTTCCACATGGGCTATATAAGAAGCAACTTTTTTAAAAAGAGATAAGAAATTTTAATATCTAATAAGTTAACCAAAAATTAGTACAATCACACCATTCATATAATGTAAAATATAGACATGAAGTATGAGGGGGTTATTTGTGAAAAAGCTGTTATCGCTATTTACACTTGTTTTATTTTTAGTAGGATGCAATTCAGGTTTAACTTTTTCAGAAACAACTATGAACCATGTTGATAAAGATGTTAGGGAATTTTTCGAATCGGTGGAGAGCGAAAATGGGGTTTATCTTTTTTTTGATGGCAAAAAAGCACTTTATGTGCTTTTAAACGGAAGAAATGTAATACAAGGAGATCCAGCTACTTACTATACGAATTTTAATGTAGAAGCTACTGATGATACAATAAACGTTCGGTTTAACAAAGATGAAACTGACGATTACACTAATAAGACCTTAAATAATCATGTATTGTTTAAGATAAATAAAGATAAGGATTATGAATACATTCGGTTTTTTAGTAATGGCCAAAAAATACCTATCGATGTAGTATCAGGTAACTAATCATGTCTCTCTTTTTTAGTCTACTAAGAAGTATTTGAAAGATAAGCAAATGATTTTAATCTGACGTATAATTACCCCGTCCTAATTATAGGGCGGGGTAAACATACTTGTTTCATTTTAGAAACTTGCTTCTACAAGATGATTTGAAATGAAGATGTTTCACATTCACTTAATGATCCTCCACATCAATGAGAAACACTTTATCTTTATAGCCACCTCTATTTTGGTTCTTTAAATCTCGCCTTTCCTCAACTTTCTCAATGGTTACATGATGAACTTTTGCTAATGCATGTATGAGTTCAAGTACATCAGCTAACTCTTCTATAGCAGATTCATGATCTTTAGCATCAAGATACTCCTGCATTTCTTCTATCAGTTTTTTCTTTAATTCTTCCGTATATTCTTCTTCTGATAAATGTTTTATTCGATATTTCTTTCCTGATTCTTCAATAATTTGAGGTATGTAATCACGAACAAGTTTGTTATACAAGGGCATATGGACACTCCTTTGAACTATGAACCTTTCCCAGTTTATATTCATGAACAAAATATAAATAATGATTGTCTAAAAAAATTGAATGAAACTAAAAGTGAAAATGAAATACTAATTGTACATTTAAAAGGAGCGTCAAAAAGTCAAATATTGACTAGTTTGACAGCCCCATAGTTATTTAATCACATTACATATATTTTTCAAGGAATGCTGATACAGTTCTATAAACCTTTAACTCATTCTCCAGCTTTGAAAATCCATGTCCCTCGTCTTCTAACACCATATATTCAACATCTCGACCTTTTTCTTGTAGTGCTGCTACGATTTGATCAGATTCTGCTTTTACAACACGTGGGTCGTTCGCTCCCTGAATAACAAGCATTGGTTTGGTCATATTATCTAAATATGTAATCGGAGAAAATTCAATTAACTTTTCTTTGTCTCTTTCCGGGTTTCCGACCCATTGATCCATACTTGGTTTCCAGAAATCTGGTACAGAATTAATAAACGAAAACAAATCACTAGGACCAAAAATATCAACTACAGCTTTAAAATATTCCGGATGCCTTCCATGTAGCAATAATGACATGTAGCCACCATAGCTTCCACCTATTAGAAAAATCTTATCTCGATCTGCATAGCCATTTTTAATTAGGTATTCTAACCCTTCAATATTATCAAGGCGTGGACCATGTCCCCAATCACCTTCAACCATTTTTGTAAACTTCAACCCATATCCAGTAGAGCCTCGGAAATTAGGTGCAAAAATACTAAATCCTTCATTAATTAAATATTGAAACACACCTCTAAAGAATTTTCGTTCGCCATATTGAGGT
This window harbors:
- a CDS encoding nucleotidyltransferase domain-containing protein codes for the protein MDDINNTGSINYGDAGTSSELGKALASRLSPIEAARKFIHCHFPNCHAAILAGSVIRGEGTETSDLDIVIFDKHVDRSYRESLIYLDWPIEVFVHNLSSYKQFFNSDYKRARPSLQRMVSEGIVIKDSDIIGLIKQEANEILSKGPEQWSEETITMKRYFITDALDDFIGCTDRFEAIFIANTLAELVHEFVLRTNRQWTGTSKWIVRSLNHFDKSFTKEYVEAFDLFYQTNNKEKIITLVESVLLPSGGRLFSGFSIGKNK
- the bluB gene encoding 5,6-dimethylbenzimidazole synthase, with product MFSNEERDAVYKVIGRRRDIRSFLSDPLPVDAIQRILQAGHSGPSVGFMQPWNFILITTDDVKEQLAWAADKERKALAIHYEGERKNNFLDLKVEGLKQAPLTICVTCDPTRGGSHVLGRNSIPETDIMSVSCAIQNMWLASCVEGIALGWVSFYKKNDVRDILNIPPHIDPVALLSLGYTDNYPKAPLLEIHNWEKRQDLQKLIYYETWGAKGELHEEV
- a CDS encoding PC4/YdbC family ssDNA-binding protein; translation: MANIKYEVIDRFGVLSESAKGWTKELRSISWNDRDPKFDIREWSPDGEKMGKGITVTKDELIKLRDMLNTMEL
- a CDS encoding nucleoside triphosphate pyrophosphohydrolase: MPLYNKLVRDYIPQIIEESGKKYRIKHLSEEEYTEELKKKLIEEMQEYLDAKDHESAIEELADVLELIHALAKVHHVTIEKVEERRDLKNQNRGGYKDKVFLIDVEDH